The Flavobacterium galactosidilyticum nucleotide sequence TTAATTTATTTTAAAATTAATTAAACAAAAAGTATATTTGCTTTAAATTAAAAAATTATGAAACACATTTCTAGAGATGGTATTTCTCAGATGGAGAAAATCGAAAGATTAAATTTAATCAATTCTTGCACAGGTTATAAATCTGCCAATCTACTTGCTACAAAATCTGTTGAGGGAAACTCAAATGTTGCTATTTTTAGCAGTGTAACACATTTAGGAAGCAATCCGGCGATGATAGGATTTATTATGCGTCCTACAACGGTACCAAGAGACACGTACAAGAATATAAAAGAGACTGGCTTTTTTACAGTAAATCACATTACGGCTGATATGATTGAGGATGCGCATCATACATCAGCAAATTATGAACTGGGGATTTCTGAATTTGATAAAACAAACTTACAAGAAGAATATAAAAACGGCATTAAAGTTCCATTTGTAAAAGGCAGTCCTGTGCAATTGTATTGCAAATATGTGAATGAATATTACATTAAAGAAAATGATACTATTCATGTCATTGCATCCATTGAAAATTTATTTTTCGAGGAAGAATTAGAGCATAAAGATGGTTGGCTACAAATTGACAAAGGAAATGTTGTGGCTCTAAATGGACTTGATGGGTATTGTTTACCCAAATTAATAGAGCGTTTTGAATATGCTCGTCAAGAAATCCCAACTACACCATTTCCTAAAAAGTAAAAATGAGAAAACTGCGATTAATTCTTGGTGATCAGTTGAATTTACAGCACTCTTGGTTTCAACATATCGACGAAAACACCATTTATGTTTTAGCCGAAATGCG carries:
- a CDS encoding flavin reductase family protein, with translation MKHISRDGISQMEKIERLNLINSCTGYKSANLLATKSVEGNSNVAIFSSVTHLGSNPAMIGFIMRPTTVPRDTYKNIKETGFFTVNHITADMIEDAHHTSANYELGISEFDKTNLQEEYKNGIKVPFVKGSPVQLYCKYVNEYYIKENDTIHVIASIENLFFEEELEHKDGWLQIDKGNVVALNGLDGYCLPKLIERFEYARQEIPTTPFPKK